One window of uncultured Methanoregula sp. genomic DNA carries:
- a CDS encoding NAD(P) transhydrogenase subunit alpha, with amino-acid sequence MTDMNMLWTAVYIAMLAAFTGYVVISRVPAILHTPLMSGSNFIHGIVLVGAMVALGLATTPLEQAIGFVAVILGAANVTGGYVVTERILQMFDRSGKKPGKEV; translated from the coding sequence ATGACTGATATGAATATGCTCTGGACGGCCGTCTATATCGCAATGCTGGCCGCGTTTACCGGGTACGTTGTCATCAGCCGCGTGCCTGCGATCCTTCACACTCCCCTGATGAGCGGCTCGAACTTCATCCACGGCATCGTTCTCGTAGGTGCGATGGTTGCACTCGGCCTTGCCACGACACCCCTTGAACAGGCCATAGGGTTTGTTGCCGTTATTCTCGGTGCCGCAAACGTAACCGGCGGTTATGTTGTCACGGAGCGGATCCTCCAGATGTTCGACCGCAGCGGGAAAAAACCCGGAAAGGAGGTATAA